ATGGCCTTGAGTGCTGGGTTAACAGCAGCAGGAATCGAGGTTTGGTATTTGGGTTTATGTCCTACTCCATGCGTGGCTTATCTTACCAGCGTCAGCGATGCTATCGGTGGCGTGATGATTTCTGCCAGCCACAATCCCCCAGAAGATAACGGGATTAAAATTTTCGGTGCGGATGGTGCGAAGTTACCACTAGCATTGCAAGCCGAAATTGAAGCAGGACTCCGCGGTAATAAGTCGGTAGTTGCTGGTATGAGTAATTGCGGACGGCATTATTTAAGAAAAGAGTTAATCAAAGATTATGGCGATGCTTTGAAACAACCCTTGCATAGTGCAGTCAATCTTCAGGGGATGAAGATTGTTTTGGACTTAGCATGGGGTGCAGCAGTTGGATTAGCCCCAGCAGTATTTCAAGAAATGGGTGCAGAAGTTATTTGCTTGCATAACGAAGCCGATGGCGATCGCATCAATGTTAATTGTGGCTCTACTCACCTCGATATTCTGCAAGCTGCTGTCAAAGAACACAACGCTGATGTGGGTTTTGCCTTTGATGGTGATGCCGATCGCGTTTTAGCTGTAGACAGTAAAGGCAGGCAAGTGAATGGCGATTACATTCTCTACCTTTGGGGACGCCACCTCAAGCAAAAGCAGCAACTCCCAGATAACCTAATCGTTTCTACTGTCATGGCTAACCTAGGCTTTGAAAGAGCTTGGCAACAATTAGGTGGTAAATTGATTCGCACAGCAGTAGGCGACCAATACGTGCAAGCCGAAATGCTGCGACATGGAGGAATGCTAGGTGGCGAACAATCAGGTCACATCCTTTGCCGTCACTATGGCATTACTGGAGATGGGTTGTTAACAGCCTTACATATCGCAGCATTAATTAAAGAAGTTGGTGTTGGTCTTCACGACATGGTAGACCAAAGCTTTCAAACCTATCCCCAACTATTAAAGAACGTGCGTGTCGTAGATCGCGATCGCCGCATGGCGTGGAAAGATTGCGAACCACTACAAAAAGCGATCGCCCTTGCGGAAACAGCAATGGGTGATTCTGGCAGAATTTTAGTGCGTGTTTCTGGCACAGAACCGGTAATCAGAGTTATGGTGGAAGCTGCTAATGCAGAGCTTGCTCACCACTGGACAAATGAGTTGGTTTCACAAGTCCAGCAACACCTAGGATAACCAGTGCTGACGTGCTGAGTGGCACAAACTCAGAACTCGGCACGCAGAACTGAAACTCATGACCAAACCCAAGAAAAAATCTCAAAAATCAAAAAAGCGATCGCAATCCGAAACACCTACCCTTAGCCTTAAAGAACGGCTAGCCCAAAAGCGCAAAGCCAACCTAGCACGCAAAGAATTCACCAGTTTATTCACCGCCGCCACTGTTGGCGGTGTCTTCTTAGGCATACTACTGTTTTTTGTAGCTGGAATTAAACTAGCAGTTCCTGGTGCTTTAGCAATTCCTACCTTTGTCCTATCTTACAAATATCCCCGCCAAGCTCTATATGCCTTTCTAATTTACGTTCCCTTGGGGGGTACTATCACTTACTATCTTGGCAGTAGCCCGATACTGCAATTGGCTAAAGATGCTTTTTATGTTCCTGCTGTGGTTGGACTTTGGCAAACTTGTCGCAAGCAAGGATTACCCTTCATCCTTCCTCCAGCCATTAAAACTCCACTATTGATTTTATTGACATTTTGCTTACTAACACTAGTGTTTATTAATGGCGGGCAGCAGTTCAACCCACCAAAAGTAGGATTACTAGAACAAGCACCAAATGAATTTCCTATAGGGTTAGGTATTTTAGGATTAAAAGTATTCTTGGGTTATGTACCTCTAATTACCTGTGCTTATTATTTAGTTCGTAATCAAAAAGATTTACTATTTTTATCGCGCTTACAAGTTGTCTTAACACTTATTTGTTGTGTCCTCGGATTTATTCAATATTTATTACTACTAACTGGTATCTGCCAAGGTACTAGAGGTCTGGAAGGAGATGCCTTATTTAGAGCAACATTAGAGGCGCGGTGTTATTTTGGTGGCTCCCTTCTATATAGCCCAGAAGAAGGAGTTATTCGCCTACCAGGAACCTTTGTAGCCCCTTGGCAATGGGCATGGTTTTTAATTGCTAGTACTTTTTTCACCTTTGCTACTGGCTTCAGCGATCCTTCGATAATTTGGCGGATTATCAGTTTAGCTTCCTTGGCTTCAGTATTTATTAATGCTGTGATTTCTGGGCAGAGAATTGCTTTAGGTTTAGTGCCAGTTTGCTTCGTAGCTTTGCTATTTCTTACAGGTCAAATTGCCAACCTTAAACGTTTTATTCCTATTGGTATAGGACTGGCTGTGATTTTAGGAATTGCCATGATTGCTAATCCTACTGTAGTGCAAGAAAGAACTGCGAGTTTTACTGGCCGTTGGGAAGCTTCACCACCCCAAGAGTTTATTGTTTCGCAATTTGAAGAGAACTGGAAAAATGTCGATGGGCCGTTAGGAAGCGGTTTAGGAAGAGCCACTAATTCTGCTCGTTCGATGGGTTCAACCAAACTCGTGGAAACCTACTACCCGAAAGTACTATTTGAAGTAGGAATTTGTGGCTTATTAGGTTTCATAGCATTAGTCACTACTCTCACAAAAGCAGGGTTCAAAACCTATCGCTCGCTAAAAAACCGTAATTTCCGCAGCTATGGAGCTGCTTTATGGGTATTTATCTTATTTATTAGCTATAACACCTATTATTATCCTTTAGATGTCGATCCTGTTGCTGTTTATTACTGGTTTTTTGCAGGCGTTCTTTTTAAATTGCCAGTAATAGAAAAACAAGAAAAGGACAATATAGAATTCCAGCAGACAGCAAAGAAAAAGCGTACTTTCACATAAGAGTTTAACTTAAATAGGGAACAACAAAATACTCCCGTAAACTCTCGGAGGTCAAATACCTACGTTTATATTAGGCTATATTCAGGATATAAATTCTAATTTTTAGAGTAATACAATGTCTTATTGACTATTTATTCAAGTGTATAAAGATAGGATTAAATTTTAATATAAGTTCGTCATACAAATTTTGGTACTATTACAAACTTAAAAACACTCAACAACAATTGTATATAGAACATTATGAGCGATCTACCTTTAATTTCTGTAGTTATCCCAACCTATTATCGAGAAGAAGCACTAAGAGATAGTATTGTAGATGTTCTAAAACAGGATTACCCGAATTTTGAAGTGATATTGGTAGACCAAACCCCAAAACATCAGCCAGAAATTCAAGCTTATCTAGAAGAACAAGCAACAGCAGGTAAAATTAAATGGTTCCGCTTAGATTGGGCGAGTTTACCAGGCGCACGTAATTATGGAGTGCGGCGCTCAGAGGGTGAAATAATTTTATTTATTGATGATGATGTTCAGTTAACACCTGGTTTTTTATCAGCCCATGCAAAAAACTATGTGCAAAATCCCGAAGTGGGGGCTGTTGCTGGACGAGTATTTGACAGAATGAAATTAGGTGATTCTGGCGGAGAGTTGCAAATTGAATATCTTCCTCCGCAAGCAATGGACCCAGGAATTGCTTGGTATCACATAGATTTAGTTCATACCATCAAACCCCAACAAGTACTAACAGCTAGGGGTTGTAATATGTCCTTTCGCCGCGAAATTTTTACTAAGCATGAATTGAGATTCGACGAACGGTTTCGTGGTAGTGCGGTGCGCGAGGAATCAGACTTTTGTCTGCGGTTACGACAGACCGGGTATAAGATTTGGTATGACCCAGAGGCTTATTTAGTGCATTTAGGTGAAGAAACAGGCGGTTGTCATGATATGAGTATGCGATCGCTCAAATATCAACTTACTTTTTACCACAACCATTTCCTACTAGGGCTGAAAAATCTCACCGTTACCCAAGCTTTACGCCTCTACGCTCGGTTATTTGATTGTCACGTCCTGGGAAGGCCTCCTTGTCATAAAAGTGGTTCCCCAATCAAAATTGTGAGTCGCGGCTTTTTCTATATTTTGGGTTTTCTCAAAGCATTGGGTACTGTCATTCAATCTATATGGAATGATGGGCAAATTTATAGTCGTCTCGATCGCGAGTTTTAATAATTCCTGAGATAAGTAAAAAACTAACTCAAATCTCAGCTTTACAGAAATATTTTCTGCTTTGTGTCTTCTTGTCTCTGTGTTTCAATAATTAATTTGTAACCACAAAGGCACAAAGAAGTTATTTTGCTTACTAATATTTAAACCTAATAAATTAGTTATGAAAATTTTAGTCGCTAGCCATACCTATATTGTAGATTTAAACTGCGAAAAATTACGCGCTTTATCTCAACTAGAACCAGGAATTGAAGTGACAGTTGTTGTACCTAAATGTTGGCAACCTGGTGGCGTTCAAAACAAAACGATTGAAACTGCATACTGCGATGAAGGCTCGTTTAAAATAGTACCAGTTTCTAACTTTAGCCAGAATCATCAAGGACTTTTAACATTTGGTGCTGATTTAATATCTTTGTTACAGCAATTTCGTCCTCACGTTATTCAAGTGGAACAAGGATCTAGAGGACTTGCTTACAGTCAAACGATTATCTTAAACCAACTCTTAGGTTTAAAGGCTAAAAATGTATTTTTTACTTGGTGGAACTTACCATACGAACTAAAATTGCCAGTTGCTTTACTAGAAAAATATAATCTCAGTCATAGCCACGGCGTTATTTGCGGTAATCAAGATGGAGCAGAAATTATTCAACAAAAAGGATATCAAGGTGCAATTAAAGTAATGCCGCAGTTGGGCGTAGATGAAAAATTATTTACTCCGCAAATTCAGCCAGAATTAGCTACTAAATTAGGAATTTCACCAAACGATTTTGTTGTTGGTTTTGTTGGCAGATTCGTTCAAGAGAAAGGTTTGCTAACGCTTTTGCAAGCATTAATAAATATCAAACATAAACCTTGGAAGCTACTACTGCTTGGGCGGGGAGATTTACATACAGAATTACTTAAAATAGCAACAGAAAATAACCTTCAAGAACGAGTAATTGTGATTGAAAGCGTACCACATAATGTAGTACCTAATTATATCAATTTAATGCATACTTTAGTACTACCATCAGAAACTACTTATAAATTTAAAACTTTAACTGCTATTGGCTGGAAAGAACAATTTGGTCATGTAATCATTGAGGCAATGGCTTGTAAAGTGCCTGTTATTGGTTCCAATTCTGGCGAAATTCCTCATGTCATTGGTGATGCTGGTTTAGTCTTTCCCGAAGGAGACGCCCAAGCTTTAGCTAATTGCTTAACTCAATTAATTGAAAACCCAGAATTTAGGCAAAAAGTAGGTGAATTAGGTTATCAAAAAGCTATAAATAAATATACAAATAAATCTTTAGCACAGCAACAATTAGATTTTTACAAAGAACTTGTTAATAGTCATTAGTCATTGGTTATAGCAAAAAACAATAAAGGAAAAATAACAAATGACAAATGACAAAAAACTGCGAATTCTCCATATTGTTCCCTCAATTTCTTTAATTTATGGTGGCCCTAGTCAAATGATTTTAGGGCTGGCTCCAGCCTTAGTAAAAGAGGGCGTGGAAGTTACAATCATCACAACTGATAGTAATGGGGATAACGGACAAAAACCCTTAGATGTTCCTTTAAATTCTCCAGTTAAACAAGATGGTTATGAAATAATTTATTTCCGTTGTGCGCCATTTCGTCGCTATAAGTTTTCGCTAGATTTACTGAAGTGGCTAAAGCGTCACGCTTGCGAATTTGATATTGCACATATTCATGCTTTATTTTCTCCTGTTAGCAGTGCAGCGGCAACTATCTGTCGTCAGCAGAAAATACCATATATTTTGCGTCCTTTGGGAACACTCGATCCGGCTGATTTACGGAAGAAAAAAGTATTAAAACAGCTTTATGCAGCAATTATTGAACGGCGAAATATAGCGGGTGCGGCTGCACTTCATTTTACTAGCGACCAAGAAGCAAAAATATCAGAAAAGTTTGGTGTAGTTACCCAAGATTTAGTAATTCCCTTGGGTGTGGTTCCAACTAAATTCACCAACCAAAAACAGGAGAGTTTAGTACACAATCAGTTGGGAATACCAAATGATGTACCTGTGATATTATTCATGTCGCGGATTGACCCGAAAAAAGGGTTGAATTTGTTGATTCCAGCGCTAGAAAAGCTGTTAGCTGTTGGCTGTAATTTTCATTTTGTATTGGCTGGGACTAATCCCCAAGATCCAGATTATGAACAAAATATTATCTCTCAAATCCAAAATTCACCATTGCGATCGCACACTACAATTACAGGCTTTGTTACAGGTGAGTTAAAAGCTAGTTTACTGCAACTTGCCGATCTGTTTGTTTTGCCTTCCTACTATGAAAATTTTGGGATTGCTGTGGCTGAGGCGATGGTAGCCGGAATACCTGTAGCCATCTCTGACCAAGTGCATATTTGTCACCAGATAGTTGAAAGTCAGTCGGGGTGGGTAGGTGGATTGGATGTACAAGTCCTGGTAAATTTATTACAAGAAGCTTTACAAAACCCCCAAGAACGCCAACGTCGGGGATTGAATGCGCAAAAATATGCGCTGCAACATTACAGTTGGGATGCGATCGCTCGTCAAACTATCCTGGTATACAAGCAAATCTTACGCTCGTCATGATGTATTGAGCTTCTTTAAGGGAAATTACGCAACATAAAATTTTCTTGCACATCGCTTAACCCGATGGGGAAACCGGGGTTTTATGTCACGATCGCGTAGTAGAATACATAATGCCTTCTAACTACAGGGAAGCTCTCATGACTCTCCGTCTAGGTGATACAGTACCCAACTTTACGCAAGCCTCTACACATGGCGACATAAATTTTTACGAATGGGCAGGTGACAGCTGGGTAGTGCTGTTTTCTCACCCTGCTGACTTTACACCTGTTTGCACGACCGAATTAGGCACAGTAGCCAAGCTGAAACCAGAATTTGACAAGCGCAATGTCAAAGCGATCGCCCTCAGCGTCGATGATGTAGAATCCCATAATGGATGGGTGGGCGATATCGAAGAAACCCAAAGCACTAGTCTCAACTACCCAATTTTGGCAGATGCAGATCGTAAGGTTTCTGACCTTTACGATATGATTCATCCTAATGCCAATGCAGCGGTGACAGTGCGATCGGTTTTCGTGATTGACCCCAACAAGAAGCTACGTCTTAGCTTCACATACCCTCCCAGCACTGGACGCAATTTTGATGAGTTGTTGCGAGTAATTGATTCTCTGCAACTGACTGATAATTACAGCGTGGCTACACCAGCTGACTGGAAAGATGGGGATGATGTGGTAATTGTCCCATCATTGAAAGATCCAGAAGTGTTGAAGGAGAAATTCCCCAAAGGCTACCAAGAAGTCAAACCTTACTTGCGGTTGACTCCTCAGCCTAACAAGTAAGTCTGACAATTATTCAATCTGATTGTCTAGTTTAAAGGCGCGAAGATAAAACTTTGCGCCTTTATCTTTTTGCGTGAGAATAAAGATAAAAGTTAGTCTGGTAAGCATTATGCTTTCATATCCCCTGGTGTTGCAAATTCCACCATCAATGCAAATGACAGACGAACAATTCTTTGAGTTTTGTCAGGTTAATCGCGATTTACGCATTGAGAGGAATAAATCGGGAGAAATATCAATTATGCCACCTACGGGATCGGAGTCAGGGAATCGTAACTTTAATATTGCCTTACAGCTAGGAGTTTGGGCATAACAAGATGTTACAGGTATTTGTTTTGACTCTAGTACAGGATTTAAGCTATCAACAGGTGCAGATAGATCCCCGGATGCTTCTTGGATGAAATTGGAACGGTGGAATACTCTTTTACCCGCACAACAAGAAAAGTTTGCTCCTATTTGCCCAGATTTTGTGATTGAGTTGCGATCGCCTAGCGATAATCTCCAACCTCTCAAGGAAAAAATGGAAGAATACATGAGGGAACCTGGAGTACAGTTAGGTTGGTTAATCGATCGCAAACACCGCAAAGTTTATATTTATCGTCCTGGTTTACCAGAAGAGTGTTTAGATAATCCTGATACTTTAAGTTGCGATCCGGTGTTATCTGGATTTGTCTTGAATATGAGTAAAGTTTGGTAAGTAAGTTCTTAGACCTAGATTGTTAAGCACTAAATTCCTTACAAATAATTACTAGATATTATTGAAATTTATCTGCCAAAATTGTATAAGCTTCGTTAACTAGTCGCATTTTTTCTTGAGCTTGTTGTTGCATTTGAGGTTTAGCTACAAATAAATCTGGATGCCATTTTTTTACTAAATTTTTATAAGCCTGTTTTATCTCTGCAAATGATACACCTGGTTGCAATCCTAAAATGTTATAAGCGCGAGTAATTTTGTCTTTTTCTGCTTGGGTTTTAGGTTGCTGAGGTACTTTGTTGTTTTGGGTTGTATTTTGCTGTTTGTTAGTTTGAGAACCTGGAGAACGCATCTCTGCTTTCATTCGCGCTATTTCTCGATCGATTTCCCAATTGCGAAATTTTGCTTCTACTTCTGCTGGATTAGGAGAAGCTGGAACCTTTGGAGGTGTTGGAGGCGAAGATGTGTTAACGCGGTGAGTAGAAGATGTTTGAGAAGTAGTAGAAGTGCGATATGAAGAAGATGCATAAACACTCACTTTCTCTTCTACTTTTGCATAACTTCTTTGCTCCTGTTCTATTGGTGGGGAATATGCTGTGTATTTTGGCGTTTCTCTATAAGGTTGATAATTCGTATGAATTTTGGCTTTATTTAACTCTTGCAGTAATTGATTAAAAGTATTTTGTAGCTTTTGTAAATCTTGACGTTTCTTAGCAATATCTAGCGGCTCTTGAGTACCCACAAAGCGAATTACTTTTTTTGCTTTTTGTTCGTATTCAGCTAAAATTGATAATCCTTGACTGCTCAATCGAGAGAAATAATCTTCGGTTGTGGCTATGCAAATTTTAGCAACTTGCTGATGATAAGATTCCTTAGCTGATTTTTCGTCTGAATCTTGAATATTTTTATTTAATAAATAGGAAATACTACCAACCACAGCCGCACCAACAGGCCCACCCAGTAACCAACCTATACCACCACCAACGGCAATCGCACCAGGTTCGCTTAAATCATTATTACTACTAGGTTTAGGTGGTAATGTAATTTGTGGTTCGCTGGGTAAGGGGATTAATAAATCTTCCGGTCTTTCTTCTTTAAAAAATTCGTAAGCTTGATAAAGCCATTTCATCACATTACGTTGTAACTCGATCAGGTCTTTTTTTAAAGTACTTATTTGCCAAGTTTTAAAGTTATTTTCTGCCAGTGCTACTGTGGCATCAGTTTGGTATTTTTTGAGGAGATTGGATACTTCTAGCCAAGTGCGTAATTCAGCAATACTCTTAGTGAAGCCTTGTTGAATTAGATTAGCAGCTTTTTGTTTGATTTCAATTTTAGATTTTTCTTTTTCATCAAAGGAGTTAATTTCGCTCAAGAGAGGGTCAATTTTCGCTTTTAAATTTAATTGGATTTGAGAAGCGATCGCCTGCACTCTTGGCAACCGTACATCCCCACGATTTTGTTGTAAAATAGCTACAATATTTTGCAAAGCTGCTTCAAATGCTGCTAACCCGCTACTAGTAGCAGCCGCCGCATCACCTTTTAATCTGGCTCTTAAAGCAGGTAAAGCATCAACTCGATATAAATTACTAAAGCCTGGAGGTAATTCGGCGCGGAAACTTTCTGCAACAAATAGCAAGCGATTTTGCACTTGCTGTTGTTCTTCGGGTTCGAGTAAGTTAATAAAATTCGCAACAAAAATAACTGTTTTAATACCCCGATCTAATAGCCAATCACGCAAGTTTTCCCGTTCGCCTAAAGTCATTAGCTTACGGGCATCGAGTAATTGTACTACTAAATCTGTAGAGAGCAGGCGATCGCGTACTAAAATATCTTGTGCTTCGCGATCGTTTGTACCTGGTAAATCGAGTAATTCTATCCCTCTTTCCAAAAAAGGATGAGGACAAAAAACTTCTACAGATGTGACATCTTGACGCATCTTTCTGTCACCATCCAGAATTGCATACTGCTGTAAAATCTCCGTTCCACTACGATAAATTTCTGTACCGTCTCTCAACATGATGCGAGTGCGTAAATCCGTACCATACTTGACAGTAATC
The genomic region above belongs to Calothrix sp. NIES-2098 and contains:
- a CDS encoding phosphoglucosamine mutase gives rise to the protein MVSSITRTQGGLHEGSAIEANIESNFALNLIALPKNPLFGTDGIRGRVGELLSAPLALQIGFWAGIVLRTHAANSGPVILGQDSRNSSDMLAMALSAGLTAAGIEVWYLGLCPTPCVAYLTSVSDAIGGVMISASHNPPEDNGIKIFGADGAKLPLALQAEIEAGLRGNKSVVAGMSNCGRHYLRKELIKDYGDALKQPLHSAVNLQGMKIVLDLAWGAAVGLAPAVFQEMGAEVICLHNEADGDRINVNCGSTHLDILQAAVKEHNADVGFAFDGDADRVLAVDSKGRQVNGDYILYLWGRHLKQKQQLPDNLIVSTVMANLGFERAWQQLGGKLIRTAVGDQYVQAEMLRHGGMLGGEQSGHILCRHYGITGDGLLTALHIAALIKEVGVGLHDMVDQSFQTYPQLLKNVRVVDRDRRMAWKDCEPLQKAIALAETAMGDSGRILVRVSGTEPVIRVMVEAANAELAHHWTNELVSQVQQHLG
- a CDS encoding glycosyl transferase family protein, giving the protein MSDLPLISVVIPTYYREEALRDSIVDVLKQDYPNFEVILVDQTPKHQPEIQAYLEEQATAGKIKWFRLDWASLPGARNYGVRRSEGEIILFIDDDVQLTPGFLSAHAKNYVQNPEVGAVAGRVFDRMKLGDSGGELQIEYLPPQAMDPGIAWYHIDLVHTIKPQQVLTARGCNMSFRREIFTKHELRFDERFRGSAVREESDFCLRLRQTGYKIWYDPEAYLVHLGEETGGCHDMSMRSLKYQLTFYHNHFLLGLKNLTVTQALRLYARLFDCHVLGRPPCHKSGSPIKIVSRGFFYILGFLKALGTVIQSIWNDGQIYSRLDREF
- a CDS encoding group 1 glycosyl transferase, encoding MKILVASHTYIVDLNCEKLRALSQLEPGIEVTVVVPKCWQPGGVQNKTIETAYCDEGSFKIVPVSNFSQNHQGLLTFGADLISLLQQFRPHVIQVEQGSRGLAYSQTIILNQLLGLKAKNVFFTWWNLPYELKLPVALLEKYNLSHSHGVICGNQDGAEIIQQKGYQGAIKVMPQLGVDEKLFTPQIQPELATKLGISPNDFVVGFVGRFVQEKGLLTLLQALINIKHKPWKLLLLGRGDLHTELLKIATENNLQERVIVIESVPHNVVPNYINLMHTLVLPSETTYKFKTLTAIGWKEQFGHVIIEAMACKVPVIGSNSGEIPHVIGDAGLVFPEGDAQALANCLTQLIENPEFRQKVGELGYQKAINKYTNKSLAQQQLDFYKELVNSH
- a CDS encoding group 1 glycosyl transferase: MTNDKKLRILHIVPSISLIYGGPSQMILGLAPALVKEGVEVTIITTDSNGDNGQKPLDVPLNSPVKQDGYEIIYFRCAPFRRYKFSLDLLKWLKRHACEFDIAHIHALFSPVSSAAATICRQQKIPYILRPLGTLDPADLRKKKVLKQLYAAIIERRNIAGAAALHFTSDQEAKISEKFGVVTQDLVIPLGVVPTKFTNQKQESLVHNQLGIPNDVPVILFMSRIDPKKGLNLLIPALEKLLAVGCNFHFVLAGTNPQDPDYEQNIISQIQNSPLRSHTTITGFVTGELKASLLQLADLFVLPSYYENFGIAVAEAMVAGIPVAISDQVHICHQIVESQSGWVGGLDVQVLVNLLQEALQNPQERQRRGLNAQKYALQHYSWDAIARQTILVYKQILRSS
- a CDS encoding alkyl hydroperoxide reductase/ thiol specific antioxidant/ Mal allergen, which translates into the protein MTLRLGDTVPNFTQASTHGDINFYEWAGDSWVVLFSHPADFTPVCTTELGTVAKLKPEFDKRNVKAIALSVDDVESHNGWVGDIEETQSTSLNYPILADADRKVSDLYDMIHPNANAAVTVRSVFVIDPNKKLRLSFTYPPSTGRNFDELLRVIDSLQLTDNYSVATPADWKDGDDVVIVPSLKDPEVLKEKFPKGYQEVKPYLRLTPQPNK
- a CDS encoding dynamin family protein codes for the protein MQKQSEAYQDLVNTLKSASALLDLERRSQLSQDINTISNYLTNPNFQIAVFGPFNHGKSTLLNAILGNRTLPIDLIPTTGAAITVKYGTDLRTRIMLRDGTEIYRSGTEILQQYAILDGDRKMRQDVTSVEVFCPHPFLERGIELLDLPGTNDREAQDILVRDRLLSTDLVVQLLDARKLMTLGERENLRDWLLDRGIKTVIFVANFINLLEPEEQQQVQNRLLFVAESFRAELPPGFSNLYRVDALPALRARLKGDAAAATSSGLAAFEAALQNIVAILQQNRGDVRLPRVQAIASQIQLNLKAKIDPLLSEINSFDEKEKSKIEIKQKAANLIQQGFTKSIAELRTWLEVSNLLKKYQTDATVALAENNFKTWQISTLKKDLIELQRNVMKWLYQAYEFFKEERPEDLLIPLPSEPQITLPPKPSSNNDLSEPGAIAVGGGIGWLLGGPVGAAVVGSISYLLNKNIQDSDEKSAKESYHQQVAKICIATTEDYFSRLSSQGLSILAEYEQKAKKVIRFVGTQEPLDIAKKRQDLQKLQNTFNQLLQELNKAKIHTNYQPYRETPKYTAYSPPIEQEQRSYAKVEEKVSVYASSSYRTSTTSQTSSTHRVNTSSPPTPPKVPASPNPAEVEAKFRNWEIDREIARMKAEMRSPGSQTNKQQNTTQNNKVPQQPKTQAEKDKITRAYNILGLQPGVSFAEIKQAYKNLVKKWHPDLFVAKPQMQQQAQEKMRLVNEAYTILADKFQ